The bacterium BMS3Abin14 genome contains the following window.
TCATGCGAAGGTGGGAGCTAAGCCGAAGGGAGCAAGTGAAGCGTGTCCAAGGGTGGTGCATCAGCTTGTTGTCAGCGGCAAACATTCTAGCAGGAATCGGATGCAGGTCAATACTGCCCTTTCGCGTAGATTGTCCTGTTATCCCCCTCCGGCCGCGTCTTGAACCGCTTGTAGCTCCAGAGGTACTGTCCGGGATCCTCCCGGACACAGCTTTCCACCGCCCTGTTCAGGGCAGCTGCCGATATCTCCGGGTCATCACTTTTTATCTCCTCAGGGACAGTTCGAATGAAAACATCGTATCCCCCACCTCGGGGCAGCCTCAGTGCGAAGTTTGCAAGCACCTCGGCTCCTGATCTCCTGGCCAGCCTTGAGGCAAGGAGCATGGTGCTCGCCTGGACCCCAAAGAACGGGGCGAAGACACTTCCTTCTCGCCCCGGATCCTGATCAGGCAGGATAGCGACGAGTTCCCCGCGCTGGAGGGCGCGGAACAGGGAACGAATGCCGGCAGGCGTTGTGGGAACGAGCCGGGCACCCTCGAGTTGGCGCCCGGACAGAACAAAACCCTGGAGAGAGGGCATCCGGAGGGGCCTGAAAAGAGCGGTAATCGGATAGTTCAGGGCAAGATAGTGGGACAGAAACTCCCAGGATCCAAGGTGCGGCACGAGCAGGATCACTCCTTTTCCTGTTTTGAATGCCGATTCGAGGATCTCCCCTCCGTTTACCTGCTGCACAAATTTACCGGAGTCGGGTCTCCTGCGGCCCCAGAAAACGGCAAGCTCCATGAACCCCTTGCAGGTCTCCTTCAGGCTGCCTTGCTCCAGTTCTCTGAATCGGTCTGCATCAATCCCGGGGAAGCACACATTCAGGTTCGAGCGGGTGATCCACCTCGGTTCGTTGGGAAAAGAGGCCAGTATTAACCCGATGCCAGAGCCTATTCCGTGCAGGACACGGAGCGGCAGCACGGACCCGGCTTTCAGAAAAAGGATGATGAATCTGGATAAAAGGGTATGCACCTTTCCCGTCAATCTATGTGCGGTCCAGCCGCCTTGACCTCCGGAATGAGATTGGCATCGAATTCCTTGAAGTTTTCGACGAACAGGCCGGCCAGTTCTCTGGCTTTAGCGTCGTATGCTCCCTTATCAGCCCAGCTCTCCCGGGGATCGAGGATCTTTGTCGGGACTCCCTCACACAGTGTCGGGACGTCGAAACCGAAGACAGGGTCACGACGCATGGGGACATCGTCCAGTTTCCCCTCGAGGGCGGCGTTGAGAAGGGCGCGGGTGTGCAAAATGGATATCCTCTCCCCCACGCCATACGGCCCACCTATCCATCCTGTATTGACCAGCCAGCACTTCGAGCCGTGACGGGTTATCTTGTCTCTCAGGAGCTCAGCGTAGACGGATGGAGGAAGAGCCATGAAGGGCGCGCCAAAACAGGCGCTGAACGTTGCCTCCGGCTCGGCCCCCATTCCGGCGACAGTTCCGCTGACCACGGCGGTGTATCCGGAAAGGAAATAGTATTTGGCCTGCATGGGTGATAGACGGGCGATGGGCGGCATGATCCCGAAGGCATCGGCGGTCAGCATGACGACATTCCTGGGGTGCCCCGCGACACCCGGGACAATGGAATTGGGAATCCGATCTATATTGTAGGCGGCCCTTGTATTTTCCGTAAGGGTATTATCGTCAAGATTGACCCTGTGGGTTTTTCCGTCGAGGGTGACGTTCTCAAGGATGGTCCCGAACTTCCTGGTAGCCTCGTATATGGCGGGCTCGGCCTCCCTGGACAGGCGGATGACCTTGGCGTAGCACCCTCCTTCAAAGTTGAAAATGCCCTCATCGCTCCAGCCGTGCTCATCATCGCCGATAAGATTCCTGTTGGGGTCCGACGAGAGGGTTGTTTTTCCGGTCCCTGACAGCCCGAAAAAGACGGCAGCATCACCGTCTTTTCCGACATTGGCGCTGCAGTGCATGGAGAGGACTTTTTTCTGAGGCAAAAGGTAGTTCAGGATCGTGAATATGGATTTTTTCATCTCCCCGGCATAACTCGTCCCACCAATGAGGACCAGTTTTCTGGCAAAATTGACGATGATGAACGCTTCGGAGTTGGTACCGTCAATTTCGGGAACCGCGTGGAATTTGGGCATGTGGATGACTGTAAACTCCGGGATGAAGCCCTTGAGTTTTTCCCGATCGGCTATCTGGACGAACATGTTCCGCGCAAAGAGGCTCAGCCATGCCTTTTCGGTGATAATCCTGATGGGAATGCTGTAGCGTGGGTCCGTTCCTGCGTGACAGTCCTGAATAAAGAGATCCTCGCCCTGAAGGTATCCCAGAAGCCTGTGGTATAGAGCCTGGAAACGTTCAGGTTCGAAAGGGCGGTTAGCCTTGCCCCACCAGAT
Protein-coding sequences here:
- the htrB_2 gene encoding lipid A biosynthesis lauroyl acyltransferase: MTGKVHTLLSRFIILFLKAGSVLPLRVLHGIGSGIGLILASFPNEPRWITRSNLNVCFPGIDADRFRELEQGSLKETCKGFMELAVFWGRRRPDSGKFVQQVNGGEILESAFKTGKGVILLVPHLGSWEFLSHYLALNYPITALFRPLRMPSLQGFVLSGRQLEGARLVPTTPAGIRSLFRALQRGELVAILPDQDPGREGSVFAPFFGVQASTMLLASRLARRSGAEVLANFALRLPRGGGYDVFIRTVPEEIKSDDPEISAAALNRAVESCVREDPGQYLWSYKRFKTRPEGDNRTIYAKGQY
- the pckA gene encoding phosphoenolpyruvate carboxykinase [ATP] — protein: MEGMDHGYYPIEEHGIRNVGNVFWTSSTPVLYEEAIRRREGLLGHMGPLLVRTGHYTGRAANDKFLVREPSSQDMIWWGKANRPFEPERFQALYHRLLGYLQGEDLFIQDCHAGTDPRYSIPIRIITEKAWLSLFARNMFVQIADREKLKGFIPEFTVIHMPKFHAVPEIDGTNSEAFIIVNFARKLVLIGGTSYAGEMKKSIFTILNYLLPQKKVLSMHCSANVGKDGDAAVFFGLSGTGKTTLSSDPNRNLIGDDEHGWSDEGIFNFEGGCYAKVIRLSREAEPAIYEATRKFGTILENVTLDGKTHRVNLDDNTLTENTRAAYNIDRIPNSIVPGVAGHPRNVVMLTADAFGIMPPIARLSPMQAKYYFLSGYTAVVSGTVAGMGAEPEATFSACFGAPFMALPPSVYAELLRDKITRHGSKCWLVNTGWIGGPYGVGERISILHTRALLNAALEGKLDDVPMRRDPVFGFDVPTLCEGVPTKILDPRESWADKGAYDAKARELAGLFVENFKEFDANLIPEVKAAGPHID